A genomic region of Pseudomonas sp. MPC6 contains the following coding sequences:
- a CDS encoding YcgN family cysteine cluster protein, whose product MAAKVEPFWMRKTLDQLDPQEWESLCDGCGLCCLQKLEDEEDNSVYYTRIACKLLDLKTCQCTDYPNRRDFVPDCIQLTPGKADTFKWLPPTCGYRLVSEGKDLPLWHHLVCGDRDAVHHERISQSGRMLAEGSVAEEDWEDHLIFRAG is encoded by the coding sequence ATGGCCGCTAAAGTCGAACCGTTCTGGATGCGCAAAACCCTCGATCAACTCGATCCGCAGGAATGGGAATCGCTGTGCGACGGCTGCGGCCTGTGCTGCCTGCAAAAGCTCGAAGATGAAGAAGACAACTCGGTCTATTACACGCGCATTGCCTGCAAACTGCTGGACCTGAAAACCTGCCAGTGCACCGATTACCCCAACCGTCGCGACTTCGTGCCGGACTGCATCCAGCTCACGCCAGGCAAGGCCGACACGTTCAAATGGCTGCCACCGACCTGCGGTTATCGACTGGTCAGCGAGGGCAAGGACCTGCCGCTCTGGCATCACCTGGTGTGCGGTGATCGCGACGCCGTGCACCACGAGCGAATTTCACAATCCGGGCGCATGCTCGCCGAAGGCAGCGTGGCCGAAGAGGATTGGGAAGACCATCTGATTTTCCGGGCGGGTTGA
- a CDS encoding DUF2892 domain-containing protein produces MSELTRVERIESTPFQTHSDHNVQGWERIGSVAGGVVMVSKGLRRGGVFGLIQVAIGGVALARGITGHSSVKSLLEKSRQDMNNVRAKIERAGEELGRLKANADAATKTATVTGNDSLKSPKTGV; encoded by the coding sequence ATGAGCGAACTCACACGCGTAGAACGCATCGAGTCCACCCCGTTCCAGACCCATTCCGACCATAACGTTCAGGGCTGGGAGCGCATCGGCTCCGTGGCCGGTGGCGTGGTGATGGTCAGCAAGGGCCTGCGTCGCGGCGGTGTGTTCGGATTGATTCAAGTGGCGATCGGCGGCGTGGCGCTGGCTCGCGGGATTACCGGGCACAGTTCGGTCAAGAGCCTGTTGGAGAAAAGCCGCCAGGACATGAATAACGTGCGGGCGAAAATCGAGCGGGCCGGGGAAGAGTTGGGGCGGTTGAAGGCGAATGCCGACGCGGCGACCAAGACGGCTACCGTGACCGGAAATGATTCGTTGAAGTCGCCTAAGACCGGGGTTTGA
- a CDS encoding RNA methyltransferase: MADKRYSCIGLYNPKSPENVGSVMRAAGCYGAASVFYTGKRYERAADFVTDTKRVHYDIPLIGIDDLKKILPLGCVPVAVELVEGARSLPEYTHPDRALYIFGPEDGSLDQEIRDWCEDVVYIPTTGCMNLAATVNVVLYDRMAKGLNTRSGPKFR, from the coding sequence GTGGCAGACAAACGGTACAGCTGCATAGGTTTGTATAACCCCAAATCACCGGAAAACGTCGGCTCGGTGATGCGCGCCGCCGGCTGTTATGGCGCCGCGTCGGTGTTCTACACCGGCAAGCGTTATGAACGCGCCGCAGACTTCGTCACCGACACCAAGCGCGTGCACTACGACATTCCGCTGATCGGCATCGACGACCTGAAGAAAATCCTGCCCCTGGGCTGCGTCCCGGTCGCGGTGGAACTGGTCGAAGGCGCCCGTTCGCTGCCCGAATACACCCACCCGGATCGCGCGCTGTACATCTTCGGCCCGGAAGACGGCTCGCTGGATCAAGAGATCCGCGACTGGTGCGAAGACGTGGTGTACATCCCGACCACCGGCTGCATGAACCTGGCGGCCACCGTCAATGTCGTGCTGTACGACCGCATGGCCAAGGGCCTGAACACCCGCTCGGGGCCGAAATTCCGCTGA
- a CDS encoding YajD family HNH nuclease, translating into MSSSTPTNTSKLDRILADNQRDKEMGYRDKALKMYPHVCGRCAREFSGKRLSELTVHHRDHNHDNNPQDGSNWELLCLYCHDNEHSRYTDQQYFGEGSLSSPKIAKATHNPFAALAGLMKKDE; encoded by the coding sequence ATGAGTTCGTCCACCCCAACCAATACATCGAAGCTGGACCGCATCCTCGCCGACAACCAGCGCGACAAGGAAATGGGTTACCGCGACAAGGCCCTGAAGATGTACCCGCACGTGTGCGGCCGCTGCGCCCGCGAGTTCTCTGGCAAGCGCCTGAGCGAACTGACCGTGCACCACCGCGACCACAACCACGACAACAATCCGCAGGACGGCTCGAACTGGGAATTGTTGTGCCTGTATTGCCACGACAATGAACACTCGCGATACACCGACCAGCAGTACTTTGGTGAAGGCTCGCTGAGCTCGCCGAAGATCGCCAAGGCGACGCATAACCCGTTTGCGGCGTTGGCCGGGTTGATGAAGAAAGACGAATAA
- a CDS encoding nitroreductase family protein, with amino-acid sequence MSANPRVADHAIHPQFTDRWSPRAFTGETIPVETLLSFFEAARWAPSAYNSQPWRFLYARRDTPNWERYLGLLNEFNRSWAQHASALVIVISKTTFIAPGATEETPALWHTFDTGSAWGHLALQASISGWHTHGMAGFDQELTRKVLNIPEGYALHAAVAIGKLGDKASLAEYLQAREAPSPRRPLNELAAEGDFTL; translated from the coding sequence ATGAGCGCTAATCCTCGCGTTGCCGACCACGCCATTCACCCACAATTCACCGATCGTTGGTCGCCCCGCGCCTTCACCGGCGAAACCATTCCTGTCGAGACCCTGCTGAGCTTCTTCGAAGCCGCACGCTGGGCGCCATCGGCCTACAACTCGCAACCCTGGCGGTTCCTCTACGCGCGTCGCGACACGCCGAACTGGGAGCGTTACCTGGGCTTGCTGAACGAGTTCAACCGCAGCTGGGCACAACACGCCTCGGCGCTGGTGATCGTAATCTCGAAAACCACCTTCATCGCGCCTGGCGCCACCGAAGAAACCCCGGCCCTGTGGCACACCTTCGACACCGGTTCGGCCTGGGGCCATCTGGCGCTGCAAGCGAGCATCAGCGGCTGGCACACCCACGGCATGGCCGGCTTCGATCAGGAACTGACCCGCAAGGTGCTGAATATTCCTGAGGGCTACGCCCTGCATGCGGCCGTGGCGATCGGCAAGTTGGGCGACAAGGCGAGCCTGGCGGAGTACCTGCAAGCGCGTGAAGCGCCGAGCCCGCGTCGTCCGTTGAACGAATTGGCGGCCGAAGGCGATTTCACCCTCTAA